CGTAGGGAAAATTCACGGCCGAACCGATCAGGGCGATCGTGTTCGGCGTGATCGCGGCGCGCGTGGCATCGAGATCGGCGCGGTAGTCCGCCGTGAGCGGCGCGAGCTTCAGCTCGATGTTGAAATATTGCGACGCCTTGTGAAACGCCGCATGCGCCGAAACGGGCGCGATGATTTCCGGCGCGGTGATGCCGCGCTTATCGCGGGCCCAATCGCGGCAGGTCTTCATGGCCAGCAGAATGCTTTCCGAGCCGCCCGAGCTGACCGAGCCGCAGATGCCCTGCTCGGTACCGACCTCGGCACCCGCGGCGGCCGCGCCGAGCAGGTTGGCCGTCATGGCGACGATCTCGGCTTCGAACTTGGCGGCGCTGGGCCACAGATCGGAGTGCAACTGATTGACCTGCGAATGCAGGGCATAGACGCGATTGAGAAACTCGTAGTGGGCCGCATCGCCGTGGTACACCGAGCCCGACGCGAAGCCGTCCTTCCAGCGGGACTCTTCGCGCTGCCGCAGCGTTTCGAGCAAGGCCAGGATCGCCTCGCGCGACTGGCCCTCGGCCGGCAGCGCTGCCCGCGCCGGGAATTCTTCACGGTAGGGGTGCATCATCCGATCGATTGGAGCGAGCAGGTCGAATCCAGCAGACAGATCGAAGGCCATGGCAGGATGTTCCTGAAAGATTTGCGAAACCGGTCAGCGGCTCAGCCGCGGCTGTTCAGCCGGGCGAACAGGCGTTTGTTCGTTTGGAAGCAATCGACCAGGGTGCGGAACATCTGATCGTAGGCGGCCCGATGCTCGGGTCGAGGGGTAAAGGTCATTTCGACCCGGACCTTGGCCGGAATTTCCTCGAGCTGGAGGCGCCCCAGGGCCAGCCAGGCGGCCAACGCCGCCCCGCGGACGATGGCCAGGTGGGGCTCGGCCACCTGGGCGATGGGCCGATCGAGCACGTCGGCCAAGATCTGGCACCACAACTCGAGCCGGGCGCCGCCGCCGATGAAATGCAACCGCTCGATCTTGCGGCCCAGGAACGTCTCGACGTTATCGAGCAGCCAGCGGAGATTGCCGGCGACGCCCTCGAGCACTGCCCGACAGGCATGGCCGCGACCGGCGTGCAGCGACTGGTTGAAGAAACCTCCGCGGGCATGCGCATCGCCCGTCGGTGGGCCCGCCCCGTTGAGCCAGGGCAAGAAGATCATGCCGTCGCACCCGGGCGGCGCGGACTCGGCCAGGCGCACCAGCTCGGCATAGGCCTCGTCACTGCCGGGCGGATGGTGCGCCAAGAACCAGCGCTCGGCGACCGCTTCGAGACACTTGCCCGAGGCCCCCAGCTCGGCCACGACCATGTTCTTGCCCGGCACTGCCGAGGGCATCGTCGCCAGGTAGCGGAACAAATCGGTCTTCTTGAACGGCACGTGACAGGTGAGCCACGACGAGGTGCCGATGCACAGGTGCGGCTCGAAGTCGGCCACGGCGCCGGAGCCCAGGATGGCGACCTGGCTGTCGCACGAGCCGGCCACGACTTGCACGTGCCGGCCGAGCCCCAGTTCCTCGGCGACCGCCGGCAGAATCGGTCCGAGCACCGCATCGACCGGCTGCAGATCGGGCAGTTTGGCGCGCTCGATGCCCGTCCACTCGAGCAGCCGCGGCGCGTAGTCGATTTCCAGGTTGCGGCGGTTGTCGGTCAGGAAATAGGGAAACACCGTACCGCGCGAAGCGACCGCGCGGCCGGTCAATCGCAGGTTGATGTAGTCGACCGGTTCGAGCAGCTTGTCGGTCGCGGCCCACACGTCGGGGCAGCCGTGCTTCAGATACAGGATATGGGCCAAGGCGTCTGCGCCCGAGTGCGTCGGCGCACCGCCCGTGTAGCGCAGCCAGCCGAGCAGGCGCGCCAGACCGTAGCCGGAGATCTTGGGCCAGCCGTCGGTCACCTGGCGCGAATAGGGCGCGCCGCGGCTGTCGAGCCAGTGCACGGCGCGGTGCAGCACGCGGCCCTCGCGATCGATGGGCACCGTCACCGCCCATTGTGCCGTACCACAGATGGCCACGATCTGCTCGACCGGCACCAGGCGCAGCGCCAGCACTTCGCGCGCGGCGCCAACAATCGACTGCCACCACTCCTCGGGGTCCTGCTCGGCACCGCCGGCGGGCAGCAGATAGGTTTCGACCCGGCGCTTGGCATGCGCCACGACTTCGCCGGCGGTCGAGACGAGCGCCACTTTTGGCCCGCCGCTTCCCAGATCGAAGGCCAGAACGTATTGCTCGGAGTTGGACACGCGCGCAAGCGGAAAACCGACGATCACGAAGCGAGTAAAACGCAGTCGGATTCTAGCAGGCGCCCGGCGGACTTGCAGGAATTTGCACGCCGTCCGCGGCGGCGGCCCGTCGCGAGTATCGACCCCGCGGTTCGCGTCGTCAATAATGGAGCACCGCCGCGCGCCTGCCCGACACCGGGGCTGCCGGCGGGCAGATCGCACCCAGCACCATCGAGAATTCGCATGCCAGCCACTTCACGGCGTTGTCTCGCACAGCGCGGCGCGTTGACGTTGATCGAGGTCCTCGTGGTGATCGCCGTGATCGGCGTGTTGATCGCGCTGCTGCTGCCGGCCG
The Pirellulales bacterium genome window above contains:
- a CDS encoding FGGY-family carbohydrate kinase; the encoded protein is MSNSEQYVLAFDLGSGGPKVALVSTAGEVVAHAKRRVETYLLPAGGAEQDPEEWWQSIVGAAREVLALRLVPVEQIVAICGTAQWAVTVPIDREGRVLHRAVHWLDSRGAPYSRQVTDGWPKISGYGLARLLGWLRYTGGAPTHSGADALAHILYLKHGCPDVWAATDKLLEPVDYINLRLTGRAVASRGTVFPYFLTDNRRNLEIDYAPRLLEWTGIERAKLPDLQPVDAVLGPILPAVAEELGLGRHVQVVAGSCDSQVAILGSGAVADFEPHLCIGTSSWLTCHVPFKKTDLFRYLATMPSAVPGKNMVVAELGASGKCLEAVAERWFLAHHPPGSDEAYAELVRLAESAPPGCDGMIFLPWLNGAGPPTGDAHARGGFFNQSLHAGRGHACRAVLEGVAGNLRWLLDNVETFLGRKIERLHFIGGGARLELWCQILADVLDRPIAQVAEPHLAIVRGAALAAWLALGRLQLEEIPAKVRVEMTFTPRPEHRAAYDQMFRTLVDCFQTNKRLFARLNSRG